In a genomic window of Microbacterium amylolyticum:
- a CDS encoding alpha/beta hydrolase fold domain-containing protein, with product MGSRRVFTPGVPAAESFGRLTSAGFAVAAIDYRLTGEAIFPAQLDDVRAALSWVQDQGTAQGIDPSRIVLWGESAGGHLAALAGLDNQAGVRGVVDWYGPADLASFPAPDAQTERPTREEQLIGGPVETHRPTAIEASTAFARRCT from the coding sequence ATCGGAAGCCGGCGTGTATTCACCCCCGGCGTTCCTGCGGCTGAGAGCTTCGGGCGTCTCACGAGCGCAGGATTCGCGGTCGCCGCTATCGACTATCGCCTGACGGGCGAAGCGATCTTTCCGGCACAGCTCGACGATGTCCGTGCGGCGCTGAGCTGGGTCCAAGACCAGGGCACGGCACAGGGAATCGACCCGTCCCGTATCGTCCTCTGGGGCGAATCCGCTGGCGGTCACCTGGCGGCGCTTGCCGGCCTCGACAACCAGGCCGGCGTGCGCGGAGTGGTCGACTGGTACGGCCCAGCAGATCTCGCGTCGTTTCCGGCGCCCGACGCGCAGACCGAACGCCCCACTCGTGAGGAACAGCTCATCGGCGGCCCCGTCGAGACACATCGTCCGACGGCGATCGAGGCGAGCACGGCGTTCGCGCGGAGATGCACCTGA
- a CDS encoding LysR substrate-binding domain-containing protein → MAEEPRVLVVRRDHPLADREHVSIDETNNEGFVMLTGASRDVHDGWLVDPRPDGSHPRVVATSDDIEGIIELCAAGVGVNIAAASAATHFSRPGLVYVPIDDVPPVLIDVWWRADETSRDVALFIAVAREHYRRSRAES, encoded by the coding sequence CTGGCCGAGGAGCCTCGTGTTCTCGTCGTCCGTCGGGACCACCCTCTCGCCGATCGTGAACACGTCAGCATCGACGAAACGAACAACGAAGGATTCGTGATGCTGACGGGCGCGAGCCGGGACGTTCACGACGGGTGGCTGGTGGATCCCCGCCCCGACGGTTCGCATCCTCGCGTTGTCGCAACGTCAGACGATATCGAGGGGATCATCGAACTCTGTGCCGCCGGTGTCGGCGTGAACATCGCTGCTGCATCGGCGGCAACGCATTTCTCGCGGCCAGGGCTTGTGTACGTTCCCATCGACGATGTGCCACCGGTGCTGATTGACGTGTGGTGGCGGGCCGACGAGACATCGCGCGACGTCGCGCTCTTCATTGCTGTTGCGCGCGAGCACTATCGCCGGTCTCGTGCTGAATCGTGA
- a CDS encoding MBL fold metallo-hydrolase, with the protein MRITKNEHAYLTVEHTDETLVIDPGAFCAELGALADVTAIVITHEHPDHWTPEHLLTLRQQFPDAPIFTTAATAAAAPVETTVVHAGDDRQIGAFSLRFFGGTHNEIHASIPRVDNVGVLVNETLYYPGDSYAVPSGVEVPVLAAPNGAPWLKIGEAMDFVLAVRPREAFGTHDKPLSEVGLGMHRQRLAWATEQHGGIFHDLDVGDALTVASP; encoded by the coding sequence ATGCGCATCACGAAGAACGAACACGCGTATCTCACGGTAGAACACACGGACGAAACCCTCGTCATCGATCCCGGCGCCTTCTGCGCGGAGCTCGGTGCCCTCGCGGACGTCACGGCGATTGTCATCACCCACGAACATCCCGATCACTGGACGCCCGAGCATCTCCTTACGCTTCGACAGCAGTTCCCGGACGCACCGATCTTCACCACGGCAGCAACGGCGGCCGCCGCGCCCGTGGAAACGACCGTCGTCCACGCCGGTGACGATCGGCAGATCGGGGCGTTCTCGCTTCGGTTCTTCGGCGGAACACACAATGAGATCCATGCCTCGATCCCCCGTGTCGACAACGTCGGCGTGCTGGTCAACGAAACCCTGTACTACCCCGGCGACTCCTACGCGGTTCCGTCCGGTGTGGAGGTCCCCGTACTCGCGGCCCCCAACGGTGCGCCATGGCTGAAGATCGGTGAGGCGATGGACTTCGTTCTCGCCGTACGCCCCCGAGAAGCGTTCGGAACACACGACAAACCTCTGTCAGAGGTCGGCCTGGGCATGCACCGACAACGGCTGGCATGGGCCACAGAACAGCACGGCGGCATCTTCCACGACCTGGACGTCGGCGACGCGCTCACTGTCGCGAGCCCGTAG
- a CDS encoding TerC/Alx family metal homeostasis membrane protein, whose amino-acid sequence MDIPLWFQVSTLTIMTVILIGDLLLILKRPHVPSTKESTVWVSFYIGLALLFAVVLFLMGDSEHAIEFTAGWLTEKSLSIDNLFVFVLIMTQFSVPRKYQQEVLMVGIIIALILRAIFIALGAVLIENLSWIFYIFGAFLVYTAARQLFDTKHEDDRKQESFIVRLLGRFIPIHNEYDGNKLRTKVNGRTMLTPMLIVFITIGITDLVFAVDSIPAIYGITQEPFLVFAANLFALMGLRQLYFLLGDLLDKLRFLKYGVAFILAFIGAKLFFHALHVNELPFINGGEHVEWAPEVSNWTSLGVIFGAIAISTIASIVVNAAEKKKALSRESTQK is encoded by the coding sequence TTGGACATTCCCCTCTGGTTCCAGGTCTCCACGCTCACCATCATGACGGTGATCCTGATCGGCGACCTCCTGCTGATTCTCAAACGCCCGCACGTTCCTTCGACAAAGGAATCCACGGTGTGGGTCTCCTTCTATATCGGCCTCGCCCTGTTGTTCGCGGTTGTGCTGTTCCTCATGGGAGATAGCGAACACGCCATCGAGTTCACGGCCGGATGGCTCACAGAGAAGAGCCTCTCGATCGACAACCTGTTCGTGTTCGTGCTGATCATGACGCAGTTCTCGGTGCCGCGGAAGTATCAGCAGGAGGTGCTCATGGTGGGCATCATCATCGCGCTGATTCTGCGCGCGATCTTCATCGCCCTTGGGGCAGTTCTCATCGAGAACCTCAGCTGGATCTTCTACATCTTCGGCGCATTCCTCGTCTACACGGCCGCGCGACAGCTGTTCGACACGAAGCATGAAGACGACCGTAAGCAGGAGTCGTTCATCGTGCGTCTCCTCGGACGATTCATCCCGATCCACAACGAATACGACGGCAACAAGCTGCGCACCAAGGTCAATGGCCGCACCATGTTGACGCCGATGCTCATCGTCTTCATCACGATCGGCATCACCGACCTCGTCTTCGCGGTCGACTCGATTCCCGCCATCTACGGCATCACCCAGGAGCCGTTCCTCGTGTTCGCCGCGAACCTGTTCGCGCTCATGGGGCTGCGCCAGCTCTACTTCCTCCTGGGGGACCTGCTCGACAAGCTGCGCTTCCTGAAGTACGGCGTGGCTTTCATCCTCGCCTTCATTGGCGCAAAGCTCTTCTTCCACGCTCTGCATGTCAACGAGCTGCCCTTCATCAACGGCGGGGAGCACGTCGAATGGGCGCCTGAGGTGAGCAACTGGACCTCGCTTGGCGTGATCTTTGGCGCAATCGCGATCTCGACGATCGCCAGTATCGTCGTCAACGCGGCCGAGAAGAAGAAGGCACTTTCTCGCGAATCAACTCAGAAATGA
- the leuC gene encoding 3-isopropylmalate dehydratase large subunit: protein MTADIHVPDHPRTLAEKLWDDHIVVRGEDGQPDLIYIDLHLIHEVTSPQAFDGLRTENRPLRRVDLTIGTEDHNTPTLNIDKPIADLTSRTQVDTLRKNAKEYGVRLHSLGDAEQGIVHVVGPQLGLSMPGITVVCGDSHTSTHGAFGALAFGIGTSEVEHVMATQTLPLKPFKTMAITVEGDLKPGVTAKDIVLAVIAKIGTGGGQGYVLEFRGSAIRALSMEGRMTVCNMSIEAGARAGMVAPDETTFEYVKGRDHAPQGQDWDDAVAYWKTLPTDEGAVFDAEVYIDANELEPFVTWGTNPAQGVSLSESVPLPDSFTDPNERAAAERAYEYMDLEPGTPMKSVPVDAVFMGSCTNSRIEDLRAFASIIEGRTKADGVRVMVVPGSARVRLQAEAEGIDKIVTDFGAEWRFAGCSMCLGMNPDQLAPGERCASTSNRNFEGRQGKGGRTHLVSPLVAAATAVRGTLSSPSDLGVSAGAEFEGAGA, encoded by the coding sequence ATGACCGCCGATATTCACGTTCCGGATCACCCGCGCACCCTGGCTGAGAAGCTGTGGGACGACCACATCGTCGTCCGCGGCGAAGATGGCCAGCCGGACCTGATCTACATCGACCTTCACCTCATTCACGAGGTCACCAGCCCCCAGGCATTCGATGGGTTGCGCACGGAGAATCGGCCTCTGCGACGTGTCGATCTGACGATCGGCACGGAGGACCACAACACTCCGACGCTCAACATCGATAAGCCGATCGCTGATCTGACGAGTCGCACACAGGTCGACACCCTGCGCAAGAACGCCAAGGAATACGGCGTGCGCCTGCACTCTCTCGGCGATGCCGAGCAGGGAATCGTGCATGTTGTCGGACCCCAGCTGGGCCTGTCCATGCCGGGGATCACGGTCGTCTGCGGCGACAGCCACACATCGACGCACGGTGCGTTCGGCGCTCTCGCGTTCGGCATCGGAACAAGTGAAGTCGAACACGTCATGGCGACGCAGACGCTTCCGCTCAAGCCGTTTAAAACGATGGCCATTACGGTTGAGGGTGATCTGAAGCCGGGCGTCACCGCGAAGGACATCGTTCTCGCCGTGATCGCCAAGATCGGAACCGGTGGCGGCCAGGGGTACGTGCTCGAGTTCCGTGGCTCCGCCATCCGCGCGCTCTCCATGGAGGGGCGCATGACGGTCTGCAACATGTCGATCGAAGCCGGCGCCCGCGCGGGGATGGTCGCGCCCGACGAGACGACGTTTGAGTACGTCAAGGGCCGTGACCACGCCCCACAGGGCCAGGACTGGGACGACGCCGTCGCGTACTGGAAGACGCTCCCCACGGATGAGGGCGCTGTTTTCGACGCGGAGGTTTACATCGACGCGAATGAACTTGAGCCCTTCGTCACGTGGGGAACGAATCCGGCACAGGGCGTTTCCCTGAGCGAATCGGTTCCTCTGCCTGATTCATTCACGGACCCCAACGAGCGCGCAGCTGCTGAGCGTGCCTACGAGTACATGGATCTTGAGCCCGGCACACCGATGAAGTCGGTTCCTGTCGACGCCGTCTTCATGGGGTCGTGCACGAACAGCCGCATTGAAGACCTTCGGGCCTTTGCCTCGATCATCGAGGGGCGCACAAAAGCCGATGGCGTGCGCGTCATGGTTGTTCCCGGTTCCGCGCGCGTGCGATTGCAGGCCGAGGCCGAGGGCATCGACAAGATCGTGACCGATTTCGGCGCCGAATGGCGCTTCGCCGGATGCTCCATGTGCCTCGGAATGAACCCCGACCAGCTGGCCCCGGGGGAGCGTTGCGCGTCCACCAGCAACCGCAACTTCGAGGGTCGTCAGGGCAAGGGAGGGCGCACTCATCTGGTGTCGCCGCTCGTGGCGGCGGCCACGGCCGTGCGGGGAACATTGTCGAGCCCCTCCGACCTGGGCGTTTCCGCCGGAGCTGAATTCGAAGGGGCAGGAGCCTGA
- the leuD gene encoding 3-isopropylmalate dehydratase small subunit, with product MDKFTTHTGVAAPLKRSNVDTDQIIPAVYLKRVTKTGFEDALFSSWRQQDDFVLNQEPYRNASILVAGPDFGTGSSREHAVWALRDYGFKVVLSSRFADIFRGNSGKQGLVAGVVAEDDVKKIWAAIEANPGMSMTVDLVARTATVGDFTAAFDIDDYTRWRLLEGLDDIGLTLRNEDKISQFEARREAWRPRTLPVP from the coding sequence ATGGACAAGTTCACCACCCACACGGGCGTCGCTGCACCGCTCAAGCGTTCGAATGTCGACACCGACCAGATCATCCCGGCCGTGTACCTCAAGCGCGTGACGAAGACGGGCTTCGAAGATGCGCTGTTTTCGTCGTGGCGTCAGCAGGACGATTTCGTGCTTAACCAGGAGCCTTACAGGAACGCCTCGATCCTTGTTGCGGGGCCTGATTTCGGCACCGGTTCCAGCCGCGAACACGCCGTCTGGGCGCTCCGCGACTACGGCTTCAAAGTTGTTCTGAGCTCGCGTTTTGCCGACATTTTCCGCGGAAACTCGGGCAAGCAGGGCCTCGTCGCCGGTGTTGTTGCCGAAGATGATGTGAAGAAGATCTGGGCGGCCATTGAGGCGAACCCCGGTATGTCAATGACGGTGGATCTCGTGGCGCGAACCGCCACGGTCGGCGACTTCACGGCGGCTTTCGATATCGACGATTACACTAGGTGGCGGCTCCTCGAAGGGCTCGATGACATCGGGCTCACGCTGCGTAACGAAGACAAGATTTCGCAGTTCGAGGCCCGTCGCGAAGCGTGGCGGCCGCGGACCCTTCCGGTTCCGTGA
- the murA gene encoding UDP-N-acetylglucosamine 1-carboxyvinyltransferase, giving the protein MTLVGTNDKTLASPLGDVLEIRGGRPLRGQVDVKGAKNLATKAMVASLLGSTPSTLRDVPEIRDVEVVRSLLEVHGVTVSEGDEAGSLLLDPSGAESAGFEEIDAHAGSSRIPILFCGPLLHLLGQAFIPDLGGCRIGDRPIDFHLEALRNFGATVDKEPNGIRLSAPEGLHGANIELPYPSVGATEQVLLTAVRAKGVTELRNAAIEPEIMDLIGVLQKMGAIISYEPNRVIFIEGVDQLHGYDHRSLFDRNEAASWACAALATDGEIFVKGARQYEMLTFLNVFRKVGGSFDITDEGITFRRAATPLKPVMVETDVHPGFMTDWQQPLIVALTQSTGTSIVHETVYENRLGFTEALNKMGADIVVHAQGLDGEYRRVARRELEQAAVITGPTPLRGADIVVPDLRGGYAYVIAALAAEGTSRVSNVGIIRRGYEKFFDKLTALGADFDIVG; this is encoded by the coding sequence ATGACGCTCGTAGGCACGAACGATAAGACGCTTGCGTCGCCACTCGGCGATGTTCTGGAGATTCGCGGCGGACGACCGCTTCGCGGCCAGGTCGATGTCAAGGGAGCGAAAAACCTCGCGACCAAGGCGATGGTGGCATCGCTGCTCGGCTCGACACCATCGACGCTGCGTGACGTCCCCGAGATTCGTGACGTCGAGGTCGTGCGGTCCTTGCTCGAGGTACACGGTGTGACCGTGTCCGAGGGGGACGAGGCGGGCTCCCTGCTTCTGGACCCCTCCGGCGCGGAGTCGGCGGGCTTCGAAGAGATCGATGCACACGCTGGCTCGAGCCGGATTCCGATCCTCTTCTGCGGTCCTCTGCTCCACCTGCTCGGTCAGGCGTTTATCCCGGATCTGGGTGGCTGCCGCATCGGTGATCGTCCGATCGATTTCCACCTCGAGGCGCTGCGCAACTTCGGTGCGACTGTCGACAAGGAGCCCAACGGCATCCGCCTCTCGGCTCCGGAGGGTCTTCACGGCGCGAACATCGAGCTACCGTACCCGAGCGTTGGCGCAACGGAACAGGTTTTGCTGACCGCTGTCCGGGCGAAGGGCGTCACAGAGCTGCGCAACGCGGCGATTGAGCCCGAGATCATGGACCTGATCGGCGTTCTGCAGAAGATGGGCGCGATCATCTCGTATGAGCCCAACCGTGTCATCTTCATCGAGGGCGTCGACCAGCTTCACGGCTACGACCACCGCAGCCTGTTCGACCGCAACGAGGCCGCCTCGTGGGCCTGCGCTGCTCTGGCAACCGACGGAGAGATTTTCGTCAAGGGCGCCCGGCAGTACGAGATGCTGACCTTCCTCAATGTCTTCCGCAAGGTCGGTGGCTCCTTTGACATCACCGACGAGGGCATCACGTTCCGTCGCGCGGCGACACCGTTGAAGCCCGTCATGGTCGAAACCGACGTTCACCCCGGCTTCATGACCGACTGGCAGCAGCCGCTGATCGTGGCACTGACGCAGTCCACCGGAACGTCGATCGTGCACGAAACGGTGTACGAGAACCGTCTGGGGTTCACCGAGGCTCTCAACAAGATGGGTGCCGACATCGTTGTGCACGCACAGGGCCTTGACGGTGAGTACCGGCGTGTGGCGCGCCGTGAGCTCGAGCAGGCGGCCGTGATCACGGGCCCGACGCCGCTTCGCGGGGCGGACATCGTTGTTCCCGATTTGCGCGGTGGTTACGCCTACGTGATCGCGGCGCTCGCGGCCGAGGGAACGTCTCGTGTCTCGAACGTCGGAATCATCCGCCGTGGTTATGAGAAGTTCTTCGACAAGCTGACGGCGCTCGGCGCCGACTTCGACATCGTCGGTTGA
- a CDS encoding lysophospholipid acyltransferase family protein produces the protein MARASREKTRPSLFWILAAIIIPAVGWFAKIRIRGEEHLPRDGAYILAPNHHSEIDPLTVAVATWRLGRAPRFMAKESLFRIPVVGAALRATGMVPVSRTGRGKNGASQALAQANDIVTHERGVIVYPEGTLTRDPDLWPMRGKSGAVRLALAGNIPLIPVAHWGEQAFMPRYGKIKFFPPRRPVTFLFGPPVDLSDLVGRENEKGVMNEATERVMSAVTQLLEELRGEKAPDQRWDPTQHGQNETGRI, from the coding sequence GTGGCACGGGCCTCGCGGGAAAAAACCCGCCCGAGTCTGTTCTGGATTCTCGCGGCGATCATTATTCCGGCCGTCGGGTGGTTCGCGAAGATCCGTATTCGCGGTGAGGAACACCTTCCGCGCGACGGCGCGTACATTCTCGCGCCGAACCACCACAGCGAGATCGATCCGCTGACGGTGGCAGTCGCCACGTGGCGGCTGGGACGGGCGCCTCGGTTCATGGCGAAGGAAAGCCTGTTCCGGATCCCCGTCGTTGGCGCGGCGCTTCGCGCAACCGGGATGGTTCCGGTGTCCCGCACTGGCCGTGGCAAAAATGGTGCATCGCAGGCGCTGGCACAGGCGAACGACATCGTGACACACGAGCGCGGCGTCATCGTCTACCCCGAGGGGACGCTGACTCGTGATCCCGATCTGTGGCCGATGCGCGGAAAGTCGGGCGCGGTGCGTTTGGCCCTGGCCGGCAACATTCCGCTGATTCCGGTCGCCCACTGGGGCGAGCAGGCATTCATGCCCCGCTACGGCAAAATCAAGTTCTTCCCGCCGCGTCGTCCCGTCACCTTCCTCTTCGGCCCGCCCGTCGACCTATCTGATCTGGTCGGGCGTGAGAACGAGAAGGGCGTGATGAACGAAGCGACCGAACGTGTGATGAGCGCTGTGACGCAGCTCCTGGAAGAGCTCCGTGGCGAGAAGGCCCCGGACCAGCGCTGGGACCCGACGCAGCACGGACAGAACGAGACGGGTCGCATATGA
- a CDS encoding NAD(P)H-dependent glycerol-3-phosphate dehydrogenase, whose translation MSLRVTVLGAGSWGTTFGKILADGGADVTMWARRAELAREIDEAGRNSQYLSGINLPGGMRATPDLTRAVSGSEQIYVSVPSSSARDTLKQIRPLIAQSDAPIISLMKGVEKKTGLRMSEVMADALRCDPARIAVVSGPNLALEIAKEQPTAAVVASVSGATAEAVARASSNPYFRSFVGTDVIGAEFGGVLKNLIALAIGIVDGVGHGENTKASIITRGLVEITDFAVAHGAQPETLQGLAGLGDLIATCQSPLSRNNTAGRLLGQGYALPDVVSRMEQTAEGISSVAPILELARAQGIEMPIVQQVKMVLDGTMDPRDIAPHLTTDDDTPQEETQYGNSDRGGALRRAFQRARDLFGDGGRGSRRH comes from the coding sequence ATGAGTCTTCGCGTCACTGTTCTCGGTGCGGGCAGCTGGGGAACAACATTCGGCAAGATTCTGGCCGATGGCGGCGCCGACGTGACGATGTGGGCGCGCAGAGCAGAACTGGCGCGCGAGATCGATGAGGCGGGCCGCAACTCGCAGTATCTCTCGGGCATCAACCTGCCCGGGGGCATGCGTGCAACGCCGGATCTCACGCGTGCGGTCAGCGGGAGCGAGCAGATTTATGTCTCGGTTCCCAGCTCATCGGCGCGCGACACCCTGAAGCAGATCCGTCCGCTCATTGCGCAGTCTGATGCGCCGATCATCAGCCTCATGAAGGGTGTTGAGAAGAAGACGGGCCTGCGCATGAGCGAGGTCATGGCCGACGCGCTGCGTTGCGATCCTGCTCGTATCGCTGTCGTGAGTGGTCCGAACCTCGCCCTGGAAATCGCCAAGGAACAGCCGACGGCGGCCGTTGTTGCGTCCGTCAGCGGAGCGACGGCAGAGGCCGTGGCTCGTGCATCTTCGAACCCTTACTTCCGGAGCTTTGTTGGCACCGATGTCATCGGTGCGGAGTTCGGCGGTGTTCTGAAGAACCTCATCGCGCTCGCCATCGGCATCGTCGATGGTGTCGGGCACGGCGAGAACACCAAGGCATCGATCATTACGCGCGGTCTCGTCGAGATCACCGACTTTGCGGTCGCCCATGGTGCGCAACCGGAGACGCTGCAAGGGCTCGCCGGGCTCGGCGATCTTATTGCGACGTGCCAATCCCCGCTCAGCCGCAACAACACGGCCGGTCGACTTCTTGGACAGGGCTATGCTCTTCCCGACGTCGTCTCGCGGATGGAACAGACAGCGGAGGGCATCAGCTCTGTCGCCCCGATCCTCGAACTTGCTCGTGCGCAGGGCATTGAGATGCCCATCGTGCAGCAGGTCAAGATGGTGCTCGATGGCACGATGGATCCGCGCGATATTGCTCCGCACCTCACGACAGACGACGACACTCCCCAGGAGGAGACGCAGTATGGCAATAGCGACCGTGGCGGTGCTCTTCGGCGGGCGTTCCAGCGAGCACGAGATCTCTTCGGCGACGGCGGGCGGGGTTCTCGGCGCCATTGA
- a CDS encoding D-alanine--D-alanine ligase family protein, which produces MAIATVAVLFGGRSSEHEISSATAGGVLGAIDRDRYRVIPVGMTRDGVFILEEDDPARFLLNAAKMPEVVDNGTRIIWPMPGGPRELRVQRADGGIDNLGTVDVVLPILHGLHGEDGTIQGFFDILEIPYAGGGILDSAMCMDKHFMKVALEAADISVSPSITVRARAWADDTDSVRSDVDQLGYPVFVKPARAGSSVGVSKAHDASELDEAMRVALAEDTKVLVETAIVGREIEVAVLEGRGDSMPRTSLPGEIVLTTREFYDFEGKYLGGDGADVVCPAELTDDETARIRDVAARAFEAVEGRGLARVDVFLTTGGDVVVNELNTMPGFTPISMYPKCWVASGLSYADLITELIELGRR; this is translated from the coding sequence ATGGCAATAGCGACCGTGGCGGTGCTCTTCGGCGGGCGTTCCAGCGAGCACGAGATCTCTTCGGCGACGGCGGGCGGGGTTCTCGGCGCCATTGATCGTGATCGCTATCGCGTGATTCCGGTGGGGATGACGCGTGACGGGGTCTTTATTCTCGAAGAGGATGATCCGGCTCGATTCCTGCTGAACGCGGCCAAGATGCCCGAGGTGGTCGACAACGGCACGCGCATCATCTGGCCGATGCCCGGCGGGCCGCGGGAGCTTCGTGTTCAGCGCGCAGACGGAGGCATCGACAACCTCGGAACCGTCGACGTTGTGTTGCCGATTCTGCACGGTTTGCACGGCGAGGACGGCACGATCCAGGGCTTCTTCGACATCCTCGAGATTCCGTATGCGGGCGGCGGCATCCTCGACTCCGCGATGTGTATGGACAAGCACTTCATGAAGGTGGCACTCGAGGCTGCTGATATCTCCGTTTCACCGTCGATTACGGTGCGTGCCCGGGCATGGGCAGACGACACAGACAGCGTTCGTTCCGACGTGGACCAGCTGGGGTATCCGGTGTTCGTGAAGCCGGCACGAGCGGGTTCGAGCGTTGGTGTGTCGAAAGCGCATGACGCCTCGGAGCTTGACGAGGCAATGCGCGTTGCCCTGGCGGAAGACACCAAGGTTCTCGTCGAAACGGCGATCGTCGGTCGCGAGATTGAGGTCGCGGTTCTCGAAGGGCGTGGCGATTCGATGCCCCGCACCTCCCTGCCCGGTGAGATCGTGCTGACAACGCGCGAATTCTATGACTTCGAGGGCAAGTACCTCGGGGGAGATGGCGCCGACGTCGTGTGCCCGGCAGAGCTCACGGACGACGAGACGGCACGGATTCGCGACGTTGCCGCTCGTGCCTTCGAAGCGGTCGAGGGGCGCGGACTTGCGCGCGTCGATGTCTTTCTCACGACCGGCGGCGATGTCGTGGTGAACGAGCTCAACACGATGCCGGGATTCACGCCGATTTCGATGTACCCGAAATGCTGGGTGGCATCCGGGCTGAGCTACGCTGATTTGATCACGGAACTCATCGAGCTCGGTCGCCGCTGA
- a CDS encoding DUF3515 family protein, translating into MLRRILPAGAIATFALALAACTPTINLEAAPHANTVECSEANVRIPDAFGDTQRVWTNAQSTAAWGEPTAIIYTCGLDEPAPTTLQCVRMQGVDWIVDPEEDSAYMRITTYGRSPAIQMYIDASAISPDAVLPGMAAAALQLPQTGECVDLQDATPVDEDADLLIPGS; encoded by the coding sequence GTGCTTCGTCGAATCCTGCCCGCTGGTGCCATTGCCACTTTTGCCCTTGCGCTCGCGGCATGCACCCCAACGATCAACCTCGAAGCAGCACCCCATGCGAACACTGTCGAGTGTTCCGAGGCGAACGTGCGCATCCCCGATGCATTCGGCGACACCCAGCGCGTGTGGACAAACGCTCAGTCAACGGCAGCCTGGGGCGAGCCGACCGCCATTATCTATACCTGTGGCCTCGACGAACCCGCTCCGACCACCCTGCAGTGCGTGCGCATGCAGGGTGTCGACTGGATCGTCGACCCCGAAGAAGACTCGGCATACATGCGCATCACCACGTACGGCCGGTCCCCCGCGATCCAGATGTACATCGACGCATCGGCGATCAGCCCGGACGCCGTTCTCCCCGGCATGGCTGCCGCTGCGCTGCAGCTGCCGCAGACCGGGGAATGCGTCGACCTTCAAGACGCCACCCCCGTCGACGAAGACGCCGATCTGCTCATCCCCGGAAGCTAG
- the thiL gene encoding thiamine-phosphate kinase, whose amino-acid sequence MHDSTPIGQLSEREILARIAVRTGRASAAEIAIGDDAAVIASSGRVVATTDTLIDGPDFRLAWTTGYDLGWKAAAVNLADIAAMGATPTALIVALAMPNDTEIGFVEAMADGLREACEALAPGCGVVGGDLTQSATLMVAVTALGDMDGREPVRRAGAGVGDVVAIAGEMGVAARGLEVLFTRFCDVDGHATPIDRDQLESGELRAIEMQLRPKPPLGLGPVAAMAGATAMMDVSDGLALDASRLAESSGVTIDFESAALGSSGDLARALRGGEDHALLATFSTDDLAPGFRAIGRVVAAQPSPVLVDGEPYTGETGWDPYSDWNGQV is encoded by the coding sequence ATGCATGATTCCACCCCGATCGGTCAGTTGTCGGAACGCGAGATTCTCGCGCGCATCGCGGTGCGAACCGGTCGAGCCTCTGCCGCAGAGATTGCGATCGGCGACGATGCCGCGGTTATCGCCAGCTCGGGGCGCGTTGTGGCCACAACGGACACACTCATCGATGGGCCGGACTTTCGCCTCGCATGGACAACGGGATACGACCTGGGGTGGAAGGCCGCGGCGGTGAACCTTGCGGACATTGCCGCGATGGGGGCGACTCCGACGGCGCTTATTGTTGCCCTCGCGATGCCGAACGATACGGAAATCGGATTCGTTGAGGCGATGGCGGACGGGCTGCGAGAAGCATGCGAGGCGCTCGCTCCCGGATGCGGTGTGGTGGGAGGCGATCTGACGCAGTCGGCGACGCTCATGGTCGCCGTGACGGCTCTGGGCGACATGGATGGCCGTGAGCCGGTGCGTCGGGCCGGCGCGGGCGTCGGAGACGTTGTTGCGATCGCGGGGGAAATGGGCGTTGCCGCGCGCGGTCTCGAGGTGCTGTTCACCCGCTTCTGCGACGTGGACGGGCATGCAACGCCGATTGACCGTGACCAGCTCGAAAGCGGTGAGCTGCGCGCGATCGAGATGCAGCTGCGCCCAAAGCCGCCGCTCGGCCTCGGGCCGGTGGCCGCGATGGCGGGCGCGACGGCCATGATGGACGTGTCCGATGGCCTGGCGCTCGACGCGTCGCGGCTGGCGGAGTCATCCGGTGTCACGATCGATTTTGAGAGCGCCGCACTCGGCAGCAGCGGTGACCTGGCGCGCGCGCTCCGCGGCGGCGAGGACCACGCTCTCCTCGCGACGTTCTCCACGGATGACCTCGCCCCGGGGTTCCGCGCGATCGGCCGTGTTGTTGCCGCCCAGCCGTCACCGGTTTTGGTCGATGGTGAGCCGTACACGGGCGAAACAGGCTGGGACCCGTACAGCGACTGGAACGGCCAGGTCTAG